CTCTGAACTGGCCTTTGAGGTTACCTTTAGGAGGTGACCCCCGGTTTTCATCTTCTGTAGAAAAAGCCCATGTAGCCCTAAGCCACCGGGGTTTCCGGTCGCAGTTAGCTGGCAAGGAAAAAGCTGTTTGGGGTGACTGCCTCCTGTAGTTCTCTCCATCTATAGCAACACCTGGAATAGAACAGTGACCTCTAGAGTGGTGGCTCCTTTTGCTGTCTTTGCCTTcggtttctcttttttcccttagcTGGTTACCATTAACAACTTTTCCAAATCTTTTATCAGTGTCTTTGTTATTATTTGAGCTGATGTGTTGAAAATGACTACAGCTAGTACTAAGTGTGCAAATCTCATTAGAAAGTATAGTTTCCTGTTCATCCAAAATGCATTTCTCATGATTTACACTGTGATTGTCAGGATTTGGCTGAAACACAGAAGATGAATTAAAACGAGGGTACACTGCAGCGTGTGTTTGCTTTTCCACTAACAGATCATGATCAGGGGCAGAAGGGAGTCGCTTCAGTGAATTTGCAGACGTGCTCTGATATTTGGCTACATTTTCTTTTGCCTTGTTTGCATAGAATTCATTATGTTCCTTCTTCAACTTGTATTTTCCCGAAAGCcctcttttaatctttttaaaacctAGGTGGAAAATTTCTAGAACGtttaagaaaagtgaaatagTGGCTATAGATTGCATAAATAATAGGAATATTGTCTTTTCTGTTGGTCTTGAGACAAAACAATCGATTATATTTGGACACGGGTGGCCATGGCACTTAAATAGAGGCTCTAAGTGAAATCCATATAAAAGGTACTGTCCAATCATGAACCCAACCTCAACCACAGAGCGAGTGAAAATGTGTATCACGTAAGTGCAAAGCAAGGTTCCTCTGAGCGGAGCTTTatttagtttccttttctccagctGACAAAGCTCTTGCTCCAATCTTCTCCGATCCCTAGGCATTTCAAACTCCACCTCCTCCAGTTCTACTCTTAACTGAGCTTTCATCCTTTGCCTCTCCTTCTCTAGAACTCTCAGTCGGTACAATGCATGGCCCATGTATACCAGAGATGGTGAAGACACAAGTATCACCTGCAGAACCCAGTATCTAATGAGGGAGATAGGAAAGGCCTGGTCATAGCAGACATTTCTGCAGCCTGGTTGTTCTGTATTGCAGATGAAGCCAGACTGCTCATCATTCCAGACATCTTCAGCTGCTACACCCAGAACAAGCATTCGAAAGATGAACAGGACGGTGAGCCAGATCTTTCCAATCATAGTGGAGTGGATGTGAACTTCTTCCAGAGTATCTCCAAGGAGATTCCAGTCCCCCATGTTTATTTAGTTAGCCATTGTAGCTCTGATCCCTATCAAATGAGAGGCAGATAAATTCTTCCGTTCTGAAGGGAGCACTATTTCTTAAAGCAAACCTATGGTGAAAATATAACAGTGCATCACTTTTTCCATATGCTGGTTGCTTTGCTTCTTCCCTAGATAGCagtagagttttttgtttgtttgttgagatagtctccctgtgttgcccaggctggagtacagtgttgcaaccacagctcactgc
Above is a window of Saimiri boliviensis isolate mSaiBol1 chromosome 11, mSaiBol1.pri, whole genome shotgun sequence DNA encoding:
- the GJA9 gene encoding gap junction alpha-9 protein is translated as MGDWNLLGDTLEEVHIHSTMIGKIWLTVLFIFRMLVLGVAAEDVWNDEQSGFICNTEQPGCRNVCYDQAFPISLIRYWVLQVILVSSPSLVYMGHALYRLRVLEKERQRMKAQLRVELEEVEFEMPRDRRRLEQELCQLEKRKLNKAPLRGTLLCTYVIHIFTRSVVEVGFMIGQYLLYGFHLEPLFKCHGHPCPNIIDCFVSRPTEKTIFLLFMQSIATISLFLNVLEIFHLGFKKIKRGLSGKYKLKKEHNEFYANKAKENVAKYQSTSANSLKRLPSAPDHDLLVEKQTHAAVYPRFNSSSVFQPNPDNHSVNHEKCILDEQETILSNEICTLSTSCSHFQHISSNNNKDTDKRFGKVVNGNQLREKRETEGKDSKRSHHSRGHCSIPGVAIDGENYRRQSPQTAFSLPANCDRKPRWLRATWAFSTEDENRGSPPKGNLKGQFREGTVRTLSPSQGESQSTDIPNIADALGELSFEPGLVRTCNNPTVCPPNHVVSLRNNLISRRVPTDLQI